A single region of the Bacteroidota bacterium genome encodes:
- a CDS encoding glycosyltransferase family 4 protein, which produces MLIAVNTRFLIKDKLEGIGWFTYETMKRLTLNHPEHTFLFLFDREPDPDFIFGKNVKPLRVWPPARHPYLWKYWFDKALPRVFKKYKPDLFISTDGFLSLKTDVPTLLVIHDLGFEHYPTHTPEVVSNYYRKYTPLYAQKADRIVTVSEFSKKDIVKNYHISPDKVDVAYNGANDKYVPLSETEQQAVRNRTTGGKPYFLYVGSVHPRKNVKNLLLAYDLLRKEYLTENKLVIAGRMAWKTDETKLVYDSMQFKDDVIFTGHLQLSELTRLMASADAFVYPSLFEGFGIPVVEARYCGVPVITSDRSSLPEVGGSGALYFNPEDITNIKDVMKHFLMDRENILNAARKAKNVKEIFNWDKTVNRIEDAINSINHNFSKPRQSAEVA; this is translated from the coding sequence ATGCTAATAGCTGTTAATACCCGTTTCCTTATTAAGGATAAACTGGAAGGCATTGGATGGTTCACCTATGAAACCATGAAGCGCCTTACGCTCAATCATCCGGAGCATACTTTTCTGTTTTTGTTCGACAGAGAACCTGATCCCGATTTTATTTTTGGAAAAAATGTTAAACCACTCCGCGTTTGGCCACCTGCCCGACACCCGTATTTGTGGAAGTATTGGTTTGATAAAGCCTTGCCGCGTGTATTTAAAAAATACAAACCTGATTTATTTATTTCTACCGACGGATTTTTATCGCTTAAAACCGATGTGCCAACGTTATTGGTAATTCACGATTTGGGATTTGAACATTATCCTACCCATACACCTGAAGTAGTAAGTAATTATTACAGGAAGTACACACCATTGTATGCGCAAAAAGCCGATCGCATTGTAACGGTATCGGAATTTTCAAAAAAAGATATTGTAAAAAATTATCATATCAGTCCCGACAAAGTTGATGTTGCCTATAATGGTGCTAACGATAAATATGTGCCACTTTCGGAAACAGAACAACAAGCAGTGCGCAACAGAACCACCGGTGGTAAACCCTATTTTTTATATGTCGGCTCTGTACATCCACGAAAAAATGTAAAAAATTTATTGCTGGCGTACGATTTACTACGGAAAGAATATTTAACAGAAAATAAATTAGTGATTGCCGGTCGCATGGCATGGAAAACCGATGAAACAAAATTGGTTTACGACAGCATGCAGTTTAAAGACGATGTAATTTTTACCGGTCATTTACAATTAAGTGAACTCACACGACTTATGGCATCAGCGGATGCATTTGTATATCCATCATTATTTGAAGGCTTTGGCATTCCTGTTGTTGAGGCAAGATATTGTGGCGTGCCTGTAATTACATCCGACCGTTCCAGTTTACCTGAAGTAGGTGGCAGCGGCGCCTTGTATTTTAATCCGGAAGATATTACGAATATTAAAGATGTTATGAAACATTTTTTAATGGACAGAGAAAATATTCTGAATGCAGCACGCAAAGCAAAAAATGTAAAAGAGATTTTTAATTGGGATAAAACGGTAAATCGTATTGAAGATGCGATTAATTCTATCAATCATAATTTCAGTAAGCCCAGGCAATCGGCGGAGGTAGCTTGA
- a CDS encoding T9SS type A sorting domain-containing protein, whose protein sequence is MYDTFSTFLAIVFSGTAIFAQQPISRSPLQQFPVAAQVVMREIHDDFNPQLQHLEMPAPGSESYRRHLIDLKSALYDGNKFQPTGYKNNATASLSAPEVLAGFEGNIMGSSVPNDNDMAISNNGDIISVINSSIYFYDNTNTLLFYTSLAAFSDTLDIPDAKFDPKVLYDPRADKFVMLFLAGFDPEHTNVIIAFSQTSDPLGAWNLYSIPGNPKNNNLWTDFPMFALTENELFLTINLIIPDEPWQTGFSETLIWQMSLDKGYNAEPLDAVFYDSIFFDSKPIRNLNPVRGGSNTYGPDMYFLSNRNFSESNDTIFIVHVTGLLDDPGTTVDIDYSLSNMNYGVPPQARQYTTNIFDTNDGRILGSYYENGQIQFVSNTLDPATGFCGIYHGIISDLDGAKTIEANIIGDDTLDLGYPNISYTGKFVGDDQSIITFDHTAPTVYAGMSAVFYNWGDYSELVNLKTGDTYVNILSGGYERWGDYTGSQRKYNEPGVVWVSGNFGKLIDVFPFVQHNNATWIASLKSTVEPNVSVNAPETVATPVVFPNPSANIFNTKFNLTESGTVIFYLYDINGNLVKELLRNKAETGENIFTFSTNPLAAGTYVLKIVLNNKVFNTQPVVVQ, encoded by the coding sequence TTGTATGATACGTTTTCTACGTTTTTGGCAATAGTATTTTCAGGCACCGCTATTTTCGCACAGCAACCAATCAGCCGCTCACCACTGCAACAGTTTCCAGTTGCCGCACAAGTGGTAATGCGCGAAATACACGACGATTTTAATCCGCAATTACAACATCTTGAAATGCCCGCTCCCGGAAGCGAGAGTTATCGCAGGCATTTAATTGATTTAAAATCTGCATTGTACGATGGCAATAAATTTCAACCTACAGGATATAAAAATAATGCGACCGCTTCTTTATCTGCTCCGGAAGTGTTAGCCGGATTTGAAGGAAATATTATGGGTTCCAGTGTGCCAAATGATAACGATATGGCGATTTCAAATAATGGTGATATCATTTCTGTTATAAACTCGTCCATTTATTTTTACGATAATACCAATACCTTATTATTTTATACTTCATTAGCAGCATTTTCTGATACGTTAGATATTCCGGATGCTAAGTTTGACCCAAAAGTTTTATACGACCCAAGAGCAGATAAATTTGTAATGTTGTTTTTGGCGGGATTTGACCCGGAGCATACCAATGTTATTATTGCATTTTCTCAAACTAGCGACCCGCTTGGCGCCTGGAATTTATATTCCATTCCGGGAAATCCGAAAAATAATAATTTATGGACCGATTTTCCCATGTTTGCGTTAACGGAAAATGAATTGTTTTTAACAATCAACCTCATTATTCCCGATGAACCCTGGCAAACAGGATTTAGTGAAACATTAATCTGGCAAATGAGTTTAGATAAAGGATATAATGCTGAACCATTGGATGCTGTTTTTTATGATAGTATTTTTTTCGACAGCAAACCCATTCGCAATTTAAATCCGGTGCGTGGTGGTTCAAATACTTATGGTCCGGATATGTATTTTTTATCGAACAGAAATTTTTCTGAATCAAACGACACCATTTTTATTGTGCATGTAACCGGATTATTAGACGACCCGGGAACAACTGTTGACATAGATTATTCGCTATCAAATATGAATTATGGTGTTCCACCTCAGGCAAGACAATACACCACAAATATTTTTGATACCAACGATGGGCGTATTTTAGGAAGTTATTATGAAAACGGACAAATACAATTTGTATCAAATACATTGGACCCTGCAACAGGATTTTGTGGAATTTATCATGGTATAATTTCTGATTTGGATGGGGCTAAAACAATTGAAGCAAATATTATTGGTGATGATACATTGGATTTAGGTTATCCGAATATTTCCTATACCGGAAAATTTGTTGGTGATGACCAGTCAATAATTACATTCGACCATACTGCACCAACAGTATATGCCGGCATGAGTGCTGTATTTTATAATTGGGGAGATTACAGTGAGTTGGTAAATTTAAAAACCGGTGATACGTATGTAAATATTTTATCAGGTGGCTATGAACGTTGGGGCGATTATACCGGCTCACAAAGAAAATATAATGAGCCGGGTGTTGTTTGGGTAAGTGGAAATTTTGGAAAATTAATTGATGTATTTCCATTTGTGCAACACAATAATGCAACATGGATTGCTTCGTTAAAAAGTACAGTAGAGCCAAATGTAAGTGTTAATGCACCTGAAACAGTTGCAACGCCGGTTGTTTTTCCAAATCCGAGTGCCAATATATTTAATACTAAATTTAATTTAACTGAATCAGGAACAGTGATATTTTATTTGTACGATATTAATGGCAATCTGGTAAAAGAACTATTGCGCAATAAAGCTGAAACCGGAGAAAATATATTTACTTTTTCAACCAACCCGTTAGCAGCAGGTACTTATGTGCTTAAAATTGTGCTGAATAATAAAGTGTTTAACACACAGCCTGTTGTAGTGCAATAA
- the rlmD gene encoding 23S rRNA (uracil(1939)-C(5))-methyltransferase RlmD codes for MGRGKLRIREQVTIDTIADGGVGMGRVEGKVIFVEQVIPGDVVDVQQTKKYKDYEMGYVTRFHQYSPLRITPFCDHFQVCGGCTWQNVSYETQLSFKQQLVEDAFRRIGKFTQLPAIEKITGSPFDKYYRNKLEFTFTNSGYINDPDFKKENHADKKPALGFHVRKQFANVFDIKHCYLQPALSNEIRLALKSYGLMHDLPFFDLRAKTGFLRNVIIRNTSTGNIMVIIVVAENKPEWILPLMNHLHETFPEISSLYYCINEKNNDTIFDQDVILFSGEKYMIEQIDEVKYHLGPKSFFQTNFEQAKHLYHKTLELADLQPDDVVYDFYTGLGSIALLAAKYCKKVVGVELIEPAIEDAKMNATFNGITNCTFIAGDMAKIFTPEFITTHGKADVVITDPPRAGMHKDVCLNLLELAPRKIVYVSCNPVTQARDIQILSEKYDVTLLQPVDMFPQTYHVENIALLIKKS; via the coding sequence ATGGGAAGAGGTAAATTACGTATTCGTGAGCAGGTTACTATCGACACAATTGCCGACGGCGGCGTTGGTATGGGCAGGGTAGAAGGTAAAGTGATTTTTGTGGAGCAGGTAATTCCCGGCGATGTTGTAGATGTGCAGCAAACAAAAAAATACAAAGATTATGAAATGGGTTATGTTACCCGTTTTCATCAATATTCTCCTTTACGAATAACACCTTTTTGCGACCACTTTCAGGTTTGTGGTGGATGTACATGGCAAAATGTATCGTATGAAACACAATTGTCGTTTAAACAACAATTGGTTGAAGATGCATTTAGAAGAATAGGAAAATTTACACAATTGCCTGCAATAGAAAAAATTACAGGCTCGCCGTTTGATAAATATTATCGTAATAAATTAGAATTTACGTTTACAAATAGTGGTTATATTAATGACCCTGATTTTAAAAAAGAAAATCACGCAGATAAAAAACCGGCATTAGGATTTCATGTGCGCAAACAATTTGCAAATGTGTTTGATATTAAACACTGCTATTTGCAACCAGCTTTGTCGAATGAAATACGGTTGGCATTGAAGTCGTACGGGTTAATGCATGATTTACCTTTTTTTGATTTGCGTGCCAAAACAGGATTTTTGCGTAATGTAATTATACGTAATACTTCCACCGGAAATATCATGGTCATAATTGTGGTGGCAGAAAATAAACCGGAATGGATATTGCCGCTTATGAATCATTTACATGAAACATTCCCTGAAATTTCATCATTATATTATTGCATTAACGAAAAAAATAATGACACCATTTTTGATCAGGATGTGATTTTATTTTCGGGCGAAAAATATATGATTGAACAAATTGATGAGGTTAAATATCATCTCGGACCAAAATCTTTTTTCCAGACGAATTTTGAACAGGCAAAACACCTATATCATAAAACCCTTGAACTGGCTGATTTACAGCCCGATGATGTAGTTTATGATTTTTATACCGGTTTAGGAAGTATTGCACTACTCGCAGCAAAATATTGTAAAAAAGTTGTTGGGGTGGAATTAATTGAGCCGGCTATTGAAGATGCAAAAATGAATGCGACTTTTAACGGAATAACAAATTGTACGTTTATTGCAGGTGATATGGCAAAAATATTTACACCTGAATTTATTACAACACATGGTAAAGCAGATGTAGTAATTACTGATCCGCCACGAGCAGGCATGCATAAAGATGTATGTTTAAATTTACTGGAACTGGCTCCACGTAAAATTGTATATGTAAGTTGTAATCCGGTTACACAAGCGCGTGATATTCAGATATTATCTGAAAAATATGATGTCACTTTATTACAACCTGTTGATATGTTTCCGCAAACTTATCACGTAGAAAATATAGCACTACTCATAAAAAAATCCTGA
- a CDS encoding cyanophycinase, producing MRTTLSILIAVTLLSACSKTELQVIDEQTGISDANMKVTRYLTGDAADVTTTTQAGFVLMGGSTDVDAAFQWMIARSGGGDFVVIRATGADGYNPYVYTDLGGVNSIETLVIKGKKDADDINAYNTIINAEALFIAGGDQWDYANYWKDSKVEDAVNYLVNVKHVPVGGTSAGLAILGDGYFDAKKGTVTSSEALSNPYGSKVSVQFNNFLDIPILINTITDSHYNNPDRKGRHVTFMARLIQDNGIDARGIGVEEETAVCIDEAGIGHVYGLNNAYFLKKLGGNPETIVAGSPLTWDRSDAALRVYKVPATAAGTNTFNLTTWASGSGGTYWHFWVEAGVFHEAVE from the coding sequence ATGAGAACAACACTATCAATTTTAATTGCTGTTACATTGCTTTCAGCATGCTCCAAGACTGAGCTGCAGGTGATCGACGAACAAACCGGCATTTCTGATGCAAATATGAAAGTAACCCGTTATTTAACCGGTGATGCTGCAGATGTAACAACTACAACCCAGGCAGGATTTGTACTAATGGGTGGCAGCACCGATGTAGATGCTGCGTTTCAATGGATGATTGCGAGAAGTGGTGGTGGCGATTTTGTTGTTATCAGAGCAACAGGCGCAGATGGTTATAATCCATATGTTTATACAGACCTTGGTGGTGTAAATTCAATTGAAACACTGGTAATAAAAGGTAAAAAAGATGCTGACGATATTAATGCATACAATACCATAATTAATGCAGAAGCTTTATTTATTGCCGGTGGCGATCAATGGGATTATGCTAACTACTGGAAAGATTCAAAAGTAGAAGATGCAGTAAACTATTTAGTAAACGTAAAACATGTTCCTGTTGGTGGAACCAGCGCCGGCTTAGCCATTTTAGGTGATGGTTATTTTGATGCAAAAAAAGGAACGGTAACATCATCTGAAGCACTTTCTAATCCTTATGGCAGCAAAGTGAGTGTGCAGTTTAATAATTTTCTCGATATTCCGATTTTAATAAATACTATTACTGATTCGCATTATAATAATCCTGACCGCAAAGGTCGCCATGTTACATTTATGGCACGTTTAATTCAGGATAATGGCATTGATGCAAGAGGAATTGGTGTTGAAGAAGAAACTGCAGTTTGTATTGATGAAGCCGGTATCGGTCATGTTTACGGATTAAACAATGCTTATTTTTTGAAAAAATTGGGTGGTAATCCGGAAACAATAGTTGCAGGCAGTCCTTTAACATGGGACCGAAGTGATGCAGCATTACGCGTTTATAAAGTACCTGCAACTGCAGCCGGAACCAATACATTTAATTTAACAACATGGGCAAGTGGAAGCGGTGGAACATACTGGCATTTTTGGGTAGAAGCAGGCGTATTCCACGAAGCTGTTGAATAA
- a CDS encoding patatin-like phospholipase family protein has translation MAFPVQLLIAHLKRNHFLIITWLFLISITGGFLGSRYGVPLLFLDPEYFGKVNFLSFFLIGISLGGLFIVWNITSYILNAHRYSFLATLNRPFGIYCLNNAFLPGLFFLIYIFEIIGFQSSYGLLQLGAIGLQILGLFCGTFIVILISMLYFFRTNKDIFQIIGIIKKKQQPDALPGPEEPTHEEVTAHHPVTTSYYINNKLRWKHARSADHYPESIIRSVYKQHHANALFVEVASVSIILLLSLLMENPVFRIPAGASISLLLSILIVLLGAYYYWMGAWKLFFFVILLLIADLLMKSDMLSYENKIIGIDYHQTNNYTIDTLKIGSDSTHTSNDMLNTLVMLENWRAKFPKYGPKPKLIVINCSGGGLRAMSFAMQVFQQADSITNHQLMEHTPLITGASGGMLAAAYYRELYLQQINGSAINLYDDAYTEKISTDLLNGLGFTLVVNDLFYPLQTFNSAETKHHKDRGYMFETMLNENTDNAFDKQLKDYADDEFNMRIPMMIFTPTIINDDRKLYISTQPVSYLARPVFRDKHFTEPEVDGIDAHYLFGEQAGNMQFSSVLRMNCTFPYILPLVHLPTTPEVQVMDAGVRDNYGIQTSAQFVATFSDWIKQNTSGVIVVNVRAIEQELGIKTDLSNGVLQKFASPVESLYSNWVEIQDYQNDQLLNYLDIILDGKMEVITFEYQPSENNKRASLSFHLTSLEKRDIKQAVNNSLNRQAYDKLQGLLKKP, from the coding sequence ATGGCATTCCCTGTTCAATTGCTGATAGCACATTTAAAGCGGAATCATTTCTTAATTATTACCTGGCTTTTTTTAATCAGTATTACCGGTGGATTTTTAGGCTCACGTTATGGTGTTCCATTGTTGTTCCTCGACCCTGAATATTTTGGTAAAGTAAATTTTTTAAGCTTCTTTTTAATTGGTATTTCACTCGGTGGGTTATTTATCGTTTGGAATATCACCAGTTATATTTTAAATGCACATCGGTATTCTTTTTTGGCAACATTAAATCGTCCGTTCGGAATTTATTGTTTAAATAATGCCTTTTTACCCGGCTTATTTTTTCTGATTTATATATTCGAAATTATTGGGTTTCAATCGAGTTACGGACTGTTACAATTAGGGGCAATCGGATTACAAATTTTGGGATTGTTTTGTGGTACCTTTATCGTAATTCTGATTTCCATGTTGTATTTCTTCAGAACCAATAAAGATATTTTTCAAATAATTGGTATAATCAAAAAAAAGCAGCAACCTGACGCCCTGCCCGGGCCTGAAGAACCCACCCACGAAGAGGTTACCGCACATCACCCTGTTACAACATCTTATTATATCAATAATAAATTGAGATGGAAACACGCACGTTCTGCCGACCACTACCCGGAATCGATAATCCGGTCTGTATATAAGCAACATCATGCAAATGCATTGTTTGTGGAAGTTGCATCAGTGAGTATTATTTTATTATTGAGTTTATTAATGGAAAATCCGGTGTTCAGAATTCCTGCCGGTGCAAGTATTTCTTTATTGTTATCTATTCTGATTGTTTTATTAGGCGCATATTATTATTGGATGGGCGCATGGAAATTATTTTTCTTTGTTATCCTGCTATTAATTGCTGATTTGTTAATGAAATCGGATATGCTGAGTTATGAAAATAAAATAATTGGCATTGATTATCATCAAACAAATAATTACACCATCGACACACTGAAAATTGGCAGCGATTCAACACATACTTCAAACGATATGTTGAACACCTTGGTGATGTTGGAAAACTGGCGCGCCAAATTTCCCAAATACGGACCAAAACCTAAATTGATTGTAATTAATTGCAGTGGTGGTGGACTCCGAGCTATGTCGTTTGCGATGCAGGTGTTTCAGCAGGCTGATAGTATTACCAACCATCAACTCATGGAGCATACACCGCTCATAACAGGCGCTTCAGGCGGAATGCTGGCGGCAGCTTATTACCGCGAATTATATCTCCAACAAATAAATGGCAGCGCAATTAATTTATATGATGATGCCTATACTGAAAAAATCAGCACCGATTTATTAAACGGTTTAGGTTTCACACTGGTGGTTAACGATTTATTTTATCCCTTACAAACATTTAATAGTGCCGAAACAAAACATCATAAAGACAGAGGTTATATGTTTGAAACCATGTTAAATGAAAATACAGACAATGCATTTGATAAACAATTAAAAGATTATGCTGACGATGAATTTAACATGCGCATACCGATGATGATTTTTACGCCAACCATAATTAATGATGATCGGAAATTATATATTTCAACACAACCGGTAAGTTATCTCGCCCGGCCGGTTTTCCGCGATAAACATTTTACCGAACCGGAAGTTGATGGTATTGATGCACATTATTTATTCGGAGAGCAAGCCGGTAATATGCAATTCTCCAGTGTATTGCGTATGAATTGCACATTCCCTTATATTTTACCCTTAGTTCATCTGCCAACAACACCTGAAGTGCAGGTAATGGATGCAGGTGTACGTGATAATTATGGCATTCAAACTTCAGCACAATTTGTCGCTACTTTTAGCGATTGGATTAAACAAAATACATCCGGTGTAATTGTAGTTAATGTGCGCGCTATAGAACAGGAATTGGGTATTAAAACTGATTTAAGCAATGGTGTTTTACAAAAATTCGCCAGCCCTGTAGAAAGTTTATATAGTAACTGGGTGGAAATTCAGGATTATCAAAATGATCAATTATTGAATTATCTGGATATTATTTTAGATGGCAAAATGGAAGTAATTACTTTCGAATATCAACCATCAGAAAATAACAAACGGGCTTCACTGAGTTTTCATTTAACCTCATTAGAAAAACGCGACATCAAACAAGCTGTGAACAATAGTCTGAACCGTCAGGCTTACGACAAATTACAAGGTTTACTAAAAAAGCCCTAA
- a CDS encoding Lrp/AsnC ligand binding domain-containing protein: MSENYEIDKVDIQILHLLMQNAMMPFTEIAQKIGVSPGTIHVRMKKMDSIGLIKSSHLMVNPIKLGYGITAFLGVYLDKSSMYDNVVKELEKIPEIVDCHYMTGTYSMFIKIICKDTMHLKQILHDKIQQIGGIDRTETFISLEESFSRPMKLELPKRG; the protein is encoded by the coding sequence ATGTCAGAAAATTACGAAATTGATAAAGTGGATATACAAATTTTGCACCTTTTGATGCAGAATGCCATGATGCCATTTACGGAAATTGCCCAAAAGATAGGGGTTTCGCCCGGTACCATTCATGTTCGAATGAAAAAAATGGATTCCATAGGGCTTATAAAAAGTTCGCACCTGATGGTAAACCCCATCAAATTAGGATACGGAATTACGGCGTTTTTAGGGGTTTATTTAGATAAAAGTTCTATGTATGATAATGTGGTAAAGGAACTGGAAAAGATCCCGGAAATAGTGGATTGTCACTATATGACAGGAACCTACAGCATGTTCATCAAAATCATCTGTAAAGACACCATGCACCTCAAACAAATACTCCACGATAAAATTCAGCAAATCGGTGGCATAGATCGCACCGAAACCTTCATTTCACTCGAAGAAAGTTTCAGCCGTCCAATGAAGCTGGAGCTTCCAAAAAGGGGATAA
- a CDS encoding DUF3137 domain-containing protein → MSTFHTLYISTLEPAIAKLDKQRKTATVAGFICRVYELYFITLVVSLFLGFLDMFKREADLNDGFIGAMRFFMYFVLTIVVVSLISTHVKRRLGEIDPKLALNKTRVSVLTLIFSAIAIAGGYIIGTLFLGAEFGMHFMVKWILAIASVFVMLGPYYLIKKLEDRFLNHFKETLFSVSLPAIDKKVQYTSENGLVQDQFVQSKLFTYQKIDTFKSRDYFANADKSFEGSFLDVMQVEHTQSNGKSETKYSQLFKGYLFVTDFNKQTTGETYIFPDNARMIFGEHTAERINELIHRPALQLALMEDIEFEKYFAVYTTDPVEARYILSPKLIERITAFKNHFYQDVQMSFVGNKIYLAISSTDDLFAPGVFANLHDEATIEKFYERLHLLITFPEQFDLATRVWG, encoded by the coding sequence TTGTCCACCTTCCACACCCTCTACATCTCCACCCTCGAACCGGCAATTGCCAAATTGGATAAACAACGTAAAACGGCAACAGTAGCCGGATTTATTTGTCGCGTTTACGAATTGTATTTTATTACGCTGGTGGTGAGTTTGTTTTTAGGGTTTTTAGATATGTTTAAGAGAGAGGCCGATCTTAATGATGGTTTTATTGGGGCAATGCGCTTTTTTATGTATTTCGTTTTAACAATTGTTGTGGTTAGTTTAATTTCAACGCACGTTAAAAGACGGTTGGGTGAAATTGATCCGAAGTTGGCTTTAAATAAAACGCGGGTTAGTGTTTTAACTTTGATATTTAGTGCCATTGCTATTGCTGGCGGATATATTATCGGCACACTGTTTTTAGGTGCTGAATTCGGTATGCATTTTATGGTGAAATGGATTTTAGCAATTGCATCGGTATTTGTAATGCTGGGGCCCTATTATTTGATTAAAAAGCTTGAAGATCGTTTTTTAAATCATTTTAAAGAAACGCTTTTTAGCGTATCGTTGCCAGCTATTGATAAAAAAGTTCAATATACTTCAGAAAATGGTTTGGTTCAGGATCAATTTGTGCAAAGCAAATTATTTACTTATCAAAAAATCGACACGTTTAAAAGCAGAGATTATTTTGCAAATGCTGACAAATCGTTTGAAGGTAGTTTTTTGGATGTAATGCAGGTTGAACACACGCAGAGTAATGGCAAATCGGAAACAAAATATTCACAACTGTTTAAGGGATATTTATTTGTTACTGATTTTAATAAACAAACAACCGGTGAAACGTATATTTTCCCTGATAATGCACGGATGATTTTCGGGGAGCATACGGCTGAACGGATTAATGAATTGATCCATCGCCCTGCATTGCAACTGGCTTTAATGGAGGATATTGAATTTGAAAAATATTTTGCGGTGTATACTACTGACCCGGTTGAGGCAAGATATATTTTATCGCCGAAATTAATTGAGCGCATTACTGCATTTAAAAATCATTTTTATCAGGATGTTCAGATGTCGTTTGTTGGCAATAAAATTTACCTCGCGATTTCCAGCACCGACGATTTATTTGCACCGGGTGTTTTCGCTAACCTGCATGATGAAGCGACAATAGAAAAATTCTACGAAAGGTTACACCTCCTTATCACTTTTCCTGAACAGTTTGATCTTGCTACAAGGGTGTGGGGTTGA